Proteins from a single region of Candidatus Poribacteria bacterium:
- a CDS encoding FHA domain-containing protein, translating into MRVHEGEAARRSFILKVQIGGELIERELDEGEHVVGSSPQAHIQLADPNRYISRRHAKLIVRGGELFIVDLGSTNGTFVNGRRIEPNEEVKVGTSDRIELADIPIEIRRQS; encoded by the coding sequence ATGAGGGTTCACGAGGGTGAGGCCGCACGACGCAGCTTCATCCTCAAGGTACAAATAGGCGGTGAGCTGATCGAACGGGAGCTTGACGAAGGGGAGCACGTCGTCGGATCATCCCCTCAGGCCCACATCCAGCTCGCCGACCCGAACCGATACATCTCCCGAAGACATGCCAAACTCATCGTGAGAGGTGGGGAGCTGTTCATCGTGGATCTGGGGAGCACGAACGGAACCTTCGTAAACGGGAGACGGATAGAGCCGAATGAGGAAGTGAAGGTGGGGACGAGCGACAGGATCGAGCTGGCTGATATCCCCATCGAAATCCGACGCCAATCGTAG
- a CDS encoding CvpA family protein, with translation MNGVDYAVIVLAAIGAVGGLTKGAIRNLVTVGGICVGLFLGMRYSKALTHLLGNLIPHQNYARALAFGIILFVIILLFRIAGVYLERLMKGIGLGGVNRLIGGGAGALMGALIALGLIVAVDHLVDHRMRSAIESSRIARQLTPLARKITGLVEMKRMDKLK, from the coding sequence ATGAACGGTGTGGATTACGCTGTAATAGTCCTGGCGGCCATAGGGGCGGTCGGCGGCCTCACAAAGGGGGCTATAAGAAATCTCGTGACCGTGGGAGGGATATGCGTCGGCCTGTTTCTGGGGATGCGGTATTCAAAGGCGCTCACACACCTCCTCGGAAACCTCATCCCACATCAGAACTATGCCCGCGCCCTGGCATTTGGGATCATCCTGTTCGTCATCATCCTGCTCTTCAGGATCGCCGGGGTCTACCTGGAACGGCTGATGAAGGGGATAGGGCTCGGAGGGGTGAACAGGCTGATAGGAGGAGGTGCAGGTGCTCTGATGGGAGCCCTGATCGCTCTGGGATTGATCGTCGCTGTCGATCACCTCGTCGATCACCGGATGAGGAGCGCCATCGAAAGCTCAAGGATAGCCCGACAGCTAACCCCGCTTGCGAGGAAGATCACCGGACTGGTGGAAATGAAGAGGATGGACAAGCTGAAATAA
- a CDS encoding RNA polymerase sigma factor, translating into MKSDDELIAEYLNGSQKAFLRLYERYYRYVFKTILKHIGNYHDAQDLSQDIFLKLLTALKNYERKGAFKRYLNVIIRNEVISYHRRNMKAAAESMDSDEEVGRRARQIQDPSPLPDEIVIEGEMREMTFRAIDRIRNRANREALRMRLLYDLDVKEIAEIIGCSENAVRIKIYRACEELKEILRK; encoded by the coding sequence TTGAAATCCGACGACGAACTCATAGCCGAATACCTGAACGGAAGCCAGAAGGCCTTCCTGAGGCTCTACGAGAGGTACTACCGCTACGTCTTCAAAACCATCCTGAAACACATCGGAAACTACCACGACGCCCAGGACCTCTCTCAGGACATCTTCCTCAAACTCCTGACAGCGCTGAAAAATTATGAAAGAAAAGGCGCCTTCAAGCGTTATCTAAATGTGATCATCAGAAACGAGGTTATCTCCTACCACAGGAGAAACATGAAGGCGGCCGCGGAGTCCATGGATTCGGATGAGGAGGTCGGACGCAGGGCGAGACAGATACAGGATCCGTCCCCTCTTCCCGATGAAATCGTCATCGAGGGCGAGATGAGGGAGATGACTTTCAGGGCGATAGACAGGATAAGGAACCGGGCCAACAGGGAGGCGCTCAGGATGCGGCTGCTGTATGATCTCGACGTTAAGGAGATAGCCGAGATAATCGGATGCTCCGAAAACGCCGTCAGAATAAAGATCTACAGGGCGTGCGAGGAGCTGAAGGAGATCCTCCGTAAATAA
- a CDS encoding serine/threonine protein kinase, whose protein sequence is MKTRIKRTERIGRYKLGELISDKGGFGAVYKTVHPELHEECAIKIFRNDRVDGEQMLLLRRESVKMAELRKHKNIVQELDAGEEGGRFFIVMELMDGSLEDWIGKLPLQQAEWVFREIAEGLKHIHDNGYIHQDIKPSNILLRYDKEGGIREVKISDFGLAISLRTEGSRFLVGGTMGFQAPEVMQGHPPTPASDIYSLGVTFYYVLTGRMPEDFERSTPPSRLRPGVPKKLDRLILRMIDRRG, encoded by the coding sequence ATGAAAACCCGGATTAAAAGAACTGAACGCATCGGCAGGTATAAGCTTGGGGAGCTCATAAGCGATAAGGGCGGATTCGGAGCGGTCTACAAGACCGTCCACCCGGAGTTGCATGAGGAGTGCGCGATCAAGATCTTCAGGAATGACAGGGTTGACGGCGAACAGATGCTCCTGCTGAGGCGAGAGAGCGTTAAGATGGCCGAGCTCAGGAAGCACAAGAACATAGTCCAGGAGCTCGACGCGGGCGAGGAGGGCGGGCGGTTTTTCATCGTCATGGAGCTCATGGACGGGAGCCTCGAGGATTGGATCGGCAAACTGCCCCTGCAACAGGCCGAATGGGTCTTCAGGGAGATCGCAGAGGGGCTGAAGCATATCCACGATAACGGATACATCCATCAGGACATCAAGCCCTCCAACATCCTGCTGAGATACGACAAGGAGGGCGGGATAAGGGAGGTCAAGATCTCCGACTTCGGCCTCGCGATATCCCTGAGGACGGAGGGAAGCCGCTTTCTAGTGGGGGGGACGATGGGGTTCCAGGCGCCCGAGGTGATGCAGGGCCATCCCCCAACGCCGGCCTCCGACATCTACAGCCTCGGCGTGACCTTCTACTACGTGCTCACGGGGAGGATGCCCGAGGACTTCGAGCGAAGCACACCCCCGAGCAGGCTGAGGCCCGGCGTGCCTAAAAAGCTCGACAGGCTGATATTGAGGATGATCGACAGGAGAGGATGA
- a CDS encoding tetratricopeptide repeat protein — MSDKAFMEHFKRGLELHRRGELAGAKREYMEAIRLNPSFSEAHFNIGVILHAEGDLDGAISWFERGLSHDPQNALAHANLGKLYEEKGLWERALEEGERAASLDPKLIPDVERRRERIRRKISLSASASPLNGEGWIVRDVKLLLKGPFRVEMPGDSSDEEMRWLIHVLEEAYREMGEKLECFPDRVVVTVYRSREEMEREGFKLPDRSLGCFTGERIALLIPRGREYRVTIRDNLRHEYAHLLIHEITSGECPEWLNEGLAEFLARELYGYEREMISRARESGDLSSLDEYLRSYARVEELVKRLGMKGIRETLGEPS; from the coding sequence ATGAGCGACAAAGCCTTCATGGAACACTTCAAAAGGGGACTGGAGCTCCACAGGAGGGGCGAGCTTGCGGGGGCCAAGAGGGAGTACATGGAGGCGATCAGGCTGAACCCCTCCTTCTCCGAGGCCCACTTCAACATCGGGGTGATCCTGCACGCAGAGGGAGACCTGGACGGCGCCATAAGCTGGTTTGAAAGGGGGCTATCACATGACCCCCAAAACGCCCTCGCGCACGCCAATCTAGGCAAGCTGTACGAGGAGAAAGGGCTCTGGGAGAGGGCGCTGGAGGAGGGCGAGCGGGCCGCATCCCTCGATCCAAAGCTGATCCCCGACGTCGAACGGAGAAGGGAGAGGATTCGGAGGAAGATCTCCCTCTCCGCCTCAGCCTCCCCCCTGAACGGTGAGGGATGGATCGTGAGGGACGTGAAGCTCCTCCTGAAAGGCCCCTTCAGGGTGGAGATGCCAGGGGATTCAAGCGATGAGGAGATGAGATGGCTCATCCACGTTCTGGAGGAGGCCTACCGTGAGATGGGTGAGAAGCTCGAATGCTTCCCGGATCGCGTGGTGGTGACCGTATACCGATCCCGGGAGGAGATGGAACGTGAGGGATTCAAACTGCCGGATAGATCCCTCGGATGTTTCACGGGGGAACGGATAGCGCTGCTGATTCCCAGAGGGAGGGAGTACCGGGTCACCATCAGGGATAACTTGCGCCACGAGTACGCCCATCTCCTGATACACGAGATAACGTCGGGCGAATGTCCCGAATGGCTGAATGAGGGATTGGCGGAGTTCCTCGCCAGGGAGCTCTACGGTTATGAGCGGGAGATGATATCGAGGGCGAGGGAGTCCGGGGACCTCTCCTCGCTTGACGAATACCTGCGCTCATACGCCAGGGTGGAGGAGCTCGTGAAAAGGCTCGGAATGAAGGGCATCCGGGAAACCCTCGGAGAACCATCTTGA
- a CDS encoding Gfo/Idh/MocA family oxidoreductase has product MKLGVGIIGYGFIGRVHALSYLSLPFYYKPLPVEVELIGVATAHEETAQEGIREAGFKFATDDFDELLEREDIHVIHCCTPNHLHKEILIRAMRAGKHIYCDKPLCMSLSEAREILSEAEKHPDGKYQMGFEYRFIPALMRAKGLIDEGRLGDVFHFRAQYLHSGYIDPERPMSWRLDKRLAGGGALFDLGSHVIDLVRFLLGEIGSVNAVCETFIKERPIRKGSEERVKVEVDDLCIAQVSLKRGGFGVIEASRVATGSNDDLRFEIHGTRGALRFDLMEPNWLYFYDLERPGKPIGGERGFIKIETVQRYPEPARFPGPKFGIGWMRYSMASIFEFLRCIAEDRDPLPSFEDGAKVQAVIDAAYLSAKEGRWVEVEEV; this is encoded by the coding sequence ATGAAACTCGGCGTGGGGATAATCGGTTACGGTTTCATCGGGCGCGTCCATGCCCTCTCCTATCTCTCGCTCCCCTTCTACTACAAACCCCTGCCCGTCGAGGTCGAGCTGATCGGCGTGGCGACGGCACACGAGGAGACGGCCCAGGAGGGTATAAGGGAGGCGGGGTTTAAATTTGCAACGGACGACTTCGACGAACTGCTGGAGAGGGAGGACATACATGTCATCCATTGCTGCACCCCAAACCATCTGCACAAGGAGATACTCATCCGTGCCATGAGGGCGGGCAAACATATCTACTGCGATAAACCCCTCTGCATGAGCCTCTCCGAGGCGAGGGAGATCCTCAGTGAGGCCGAGAAACATCCCGATGGGAAATACCAGATGGGGTTTGAATACAGGTTCATCCCCGCACTTATGAGGGCGAAGGGGCTGATAGATGAGGGAAGATTGGGCGATGTCTTCCATTTCAGGGCTCAATACCTCCATTCGGGATACATAGATCCAGAACGACCGATGAGCTGGAGGCTCGATAAAAGGCTGGCTGGAGGCGGTGCCCTGTTCGATCTGGGTTCGCACGTGATCGACCTGGTTCGCTTCCTGCTGGGTGAGATCGGTTCCGTGAACGCCGTCTGTGAGACGTTCATAAAGGAACGACCCATCAGAAAAGGCTCGGAGGAGAGGGTGAAGGTGGAGGTGGACGACCTCTGCATCGCGCAGGTCTCGCTTAAAAGGGGAGGTTTCGGGGTCATAGAGGCCTCAAGGGTGGCTACGGGAAGTAACGACGATCTGAGATTTGAGATCCACGGGACGAGAGGGGCTTTGAGGTTCGACCTGATGGAGCCGAATTGGCTTTACTTCTATGACCTCGAAAGACCCGGCAAGCCGATAGGCGGAGAGAGGGGATTCATCAAGATAGAGACCGTACAGAGATACCCTGAGCCCGCCCGCTTCCCGGGTCCGAAGTTCGGGATAGGCTGGATGAGATACAGCATGGCAAGCATCTTCGAGTTCCTCAGGTGTATAGCGGAGGATAGAGATCCGCTTCCCTCATTTGAGGATGGCGCGAAGGTCCAAGCCGTGATAGATGCCGCCTATCTCTCAGCTAAGGAGGGAAGATGGGTGGAGGTCGAGGAGGTCTGA